Within the Medicago truncatula cultivar Jemalong A17 chromosome 4, MtrunA17r5.0-ANR, whole genome shotgun sequence genome, the region TAGATCTTTGAAAGAGATGCCACACACGATTATTTATGAGTCTAAAATTGCTAAACTTTTGGAGACCGAAGATGTTAACACAACATGTTATGTTTAAAATAGAATCTATATTTAACTTATAGTGTACAAAACTACTTATGAATTGATTAAGGGAAGAAAACCCAATATCTTTTCATTAGTTTtaatgtacttgttacattttAAACGCTAAGGTCcattttaagaaatttgaagtcaaagaaCAAAAGTGTATCCTTTTAGGATAAGTTGAACGCTCAAAAGTATCTAGATCGCATAATTTAGAAacttaaaaaattgaagaattaatACATCTTAATTTTGATGACAAAGAGCTTGTTATAAAAAAGTGGTGCATTTAATCAAAAACTATTCTTGCAAAAGATTTAAAAAGAAGACGATTTGAAATTAGCTTATCTTGTATGTGGCAAATGAAAGAACGTTGAGATGAAAGTGGGGCCTTTGAGAAAGTCTTGTATGATCACAACCTATGATCACATTATTTAGATAGACAGAGAcatacttagaaaaatataaaaaaaaaattaaatagcttgtatttttcaaataattaaattctATTTACTTTTGTGTGTGCgtttaaatgatatatttatatgattgtGACCGTCAAAGTATGAAATGGGAGTGAAAGCAAGGAATAGCAACAGGTCTAAAGAGACACATAGggtgcgttttttttttttaaactgtaaaaaattagattttatgttagaaaaatttatagattttttttgtagagatttaaaaaaaaaaaatcataaggtatgtgtgtttgtttattatcaaaaaaatcattttttttttaaaaagtaactaaatttttttttttgaaagaaaaaaaaagatgttttttAATTAGTACATGTGTTACCACcttgttttagaaaaaaaaaatgattttggaaAAAACTAgtcttaaaagttttttattttagagacAAATTAgatttttctaaaacaaacacCCTTAATGAGTTTGTAATGTCACGCGACATCgtcctcgtgaacttagctcagttggtagggacaatacataatatatacaagatatgaggttcaaacctcgaccaccacaaaaaaaaaaatgtcacgcGACATCACAAATGACTTTTCGTTTTTGAAGTCAATTTATTAATTTCCACTTTGAAAACGTAAATACGAAGAATAAAATCTGCACAATAGAAACTAGAggtttcaaaattacaaaattaagaAGGGAGAAGAAAATACACTTAAGCAAAAAAATGGCAAAGGTATGTCAccaattgaattaatattaataataaaaaataatcataatttcaaataccaaaagaaaatagaaaattacaTTACAAAGGACATATTCATAAAGCACTAGATACTAATAAGAACTCCTATATTAAACACTTGTGCCATGTATTCCTTTTTAACAACTTGATACTAATGAACAATATTTGACACATTTATGATTTAATACTTGTACATGACCAAATTCAAACTTAATTCACTCTGCTGCAATATTTTCTGATCTGACCCTGGTTTCCAGTAAGAGGGCTAAGATTTCCCATCTTAATCATCGCCTTAGCGAAATCGAATCTAAAGAGATACGGATTTCTTGCATAAGCCAAAACTTTGTAGTCGGTTGAACCGCCGTTATAGAGTTCTTGATCAGAATGCAAAAGACCccttttgaataataaatttctGTAATAAGCACTGTCAAAGAATGCTGGAGTTGTGCTGTCTAAATTGGCTAAGTTGTTATCACCACCATTCCTTGGACATGTGTTTTGCAATGATCTTCTGTAATAAGGATTTATGTTGCTTTCGTTGTAAATCCGGTTTTTAAATACTGCACATTTTGCTTTTCCGATTGTGTGAGCAcctaaagaaaaacaaatttaacttgTTATGCGAgatgaacaataaatttgagatcgcatttggagacaaaaactataaaattagACTTTAGGTTATAATCAACTCTAGtcgttaatttaattataattgttCTCGCCAAAACATATGAAAATCAAATATAGGTCGTTAGATCAAGTTAGGAATATATTGCTATCGTATTATTTAGGAAATTGTGTCGATCAATTCAAATGCATAGTAAGAACGTATTCCTCTTACGtgttgttgaatttttgtttCGTGTTTATTAGCTAATTGTATATAGGTTGGAGTATCTCTTGTAAGTATCGTCGTTCTTTTTCGTGTTTACCTGATAAAGCAACCATTTCATCAGCTGAGAAACCCTTTTTCTTGAAAGCAGCAATAAGGCCACTAAGATTAAGGAATGGAGAAGGTAAATCTGAATTAGCAGCATTAAAATTTGCAGTTGTTGAATCTCTTCTGCCCAAACGAACTCCCCAAATAGGTCCACCAAGCTGGTAATATATTTATCATTCATCAACACTATTAGGCCTAAAATTGTACATGCatataaatgtatataaataaacataaatgaaTTATTAGTCTTCAATTTTGATGTTTGTAAATCATAAAAGCATATTTTATTAACGCTGAAATTAACAATCATTGGTCGGACATTATTTACGTTCTTGCTGAACTCCCGATTATCATAGCTCTCTCCCATGAGAATCGAAGTGTTAcgacaaaaattattttgttgccAATTTAACAACTTTGTtgaattaactatttttttagaaaagaatACTTACAGTAGCAACAGAATCTCTGGCTGCAACTGCTAAGATATCTGCACAAGAAACAACATTGGGACACACTGCTTCTATTTTAGCTTTTAAACTGTCTATGAATTCGAAACCCCTGAGAGAATTGGCATTGGGTCTTGCATTTTGTTCTCCCTGGAAAGTTGGTGTGTCTTTCAACAATACTGATGCATCACACCCCTTCAAAAATCAAGCaacaaatatataagaagaaTATTTATGGAAACGATTTTAAAGAGAAATGGAGCTACGAAAACTTACTTGAACAAAGCAATCATGGAAATGAAGACGGAGCAAGGATGCACCTAAGCGACGATCTCTCGACACAGCAGCAATTATTTCTCTCCTAATGATATAAAGAGCACGAGGACATCTTGTACCATAAAATGTAGAACTCAACTCACTATAATTAGGGGTAGGTATTAAAGAAGACACCAAAGTAGTTGCTGAAGGAATTACATTTGAAGCTGAAACTATGCCAATAAGACATATCATTACACAAAATATCACACTGGAATGAGTAACAATAGCCatgttaatttttgttagtAGCAACTCTTAATAAgagatgttttttatttgtactTGCTTGATGAAATGTGTCACCTATTTATAGATGaagaaattatgtatttttttttttgggggggtgGGGTTAGGGCACGTCCTTGTTTGATTACAACATGGACATTTTGGACAACTATTCCTATATGATTATTTGATAATtattgataattaaattttgattatatgcAATATTGTTAGCTGGATTGTGCTAAACTAGTTGACTTAATGACATGTAGCAGATTTTATGGCGCATGCCACtctcctaaaataaaattatttgtaccCTATACATAAGGTAATATACAgtctttagtttattttatttttttaaagggtatatagtctttaaaatttctcaaatgGAAAACTTAATTAGATATATCTAAAATGGATTCCTTTGTgttcaaattttccaaaataaataatactgTCCCTAATCTTTGGTTcttttaagtattttatttttgcctCAAAATTTTGGTACTTTTTGAAATCAAGAtaactaattttgtttttccttttgtctATATatcattacaatttacaaaaaccaaaattatgCACTTAATGAATTTTAGTGTGTTTGGTCACCTAGTGTGTTCCAATTCTCATTGTATGTTTGTTACCTCCTtctgttatatatatatatatatatatatatatatatatatatatatatatatatatatatatatatatatatatatataagaaagggttatatatgattttagtccctataaaattgagaccttttaagtttagtccttacttaattttaatagtttttttagtccctaatttttttcctgTACTGAATATTAGTGCatactcaattcaaatttgtttaatttatgctaaAACTCTTAAGTTTGTGAATAATTTTTTGCAGACATGTttagaacattactaaaagttcctccgcaaaaaattatcgcaaaatttgatttctatatcctgattttgttactttttatctttaacttttgtcgttttaaaaaatttaatttaatttgtttcatgttaaaaattctaaattttagtaaatgaagatttcatagtgttctaaatttgtcacaaaaaaaccgttcaaaaatttaagagtttaaggataattaaaaaaaaattgttttagcagggactaaaattataagtatttttttttgtagggactaaaaaagctattaaaattatgtaaggactaaactttAAAGTTCCcaattttataaggaccaaaaacatatttaaccaatcAGAACCATTCATTTAGGATACAATAAAGATAAACTTAAGTTATTCATAtggtctcatttttttttaacaaattaaaataagtatggtcacgttttcccttaaaaaaaagtatagttaCATTTTCTCAATATACAGATAATACTTGTAGAAATTTCAATGCAAATGGTCATCAACGTTTGATCAAATTATACTTATCTCTGCATGCTTAATGGGCATGAaacttttaaacaaataaaaggaatattatatgtttatattgaaATGGAAAGGAATATTAAATGTTATAACGTGTTGATCACAATGCATCATAGAATATAGGATTAAGTTGAggtgttttgttttgtatttaagttAACAAGGTAGCAAACACGATTGTTATATTATCCTAATTAAGAAACCATGACAAATGATATATAATACAATGTCTTAGTATAATATTCTATTTGATtctcttttccattttttcaattaaaaagaaagaagtgTTATATTTTGCtactttataatttttccaTATCAATAAATAGGAATGATCTGGCGTATATATCGTGACTTGCCTTTGATTATATATACCTTATcaataataaattgttttggtttgtgaaaaaagaaattgagtATATGTAGTGTAATTCGTATTAAAGTTAATTACGTATATGATTTAGTAAAGACTACTTTCCAACACGCATGATTCTAACTATTGAAAGAGAATGAAAGAATatctttttgaaaaagttatatAATTACAATGTAAGGTTTGACAATTTCTCTTCTTGGTTGAATTTTTCTCCAATTTCGTTTTGGAAGACTTCTACGTCAATGAATTTAGTTCTAAGTGGTTTAGCTCTATTATAAGTTTCACTTAATTAGTTTAGCTCTATCagaatattttaaaatccttgaccaaaaaaaataaattaaatcaagTGAGCATAGGAGAATGAAACATATTGGAACTGAGAAAAAGGAACGGAATAAAATAGAGATTTCTTTTCACTGAATATTCGATAGTTTCATTCTAATTCTATTACTTGAAACGTAAACAGAATAGAATAACTAAgtaactttttataatattatcatgtagacttttttataataaaaaatttagtaatCAGAATTACAAGAGTACTTTCAACCCCCATGATTGTAAACAATTAATGGAATTACCGGACCAAGAGGCAAAAACATAAAAGCTTTTAGGAGAGAAAAGGTTGCAAAGCGAGGAATTGGGAGTTTAACTAGTTTGAGCCAAGAGCCAAGAAGTTGGAGATCCTAAGTTTAAATCCAAACGAAGgagaaaaaactaatttaacgTCTAATCTAATTACAAACATCTgttattaaaagaaataaaaagaggaGGAATAGCTTTAAAACCATAACCAATATGTGTATTGTATTTTATACCCCATATCACCTTCGAGCATAGAGAGAGAATCATGGGAAACTTTCGAGAAAGTCACCGGTCCCAAAATTGTTCCTAGTCAGGCATGCTTAAACAATGACTTAAATTAAGGTTCCTAAATTGTTAATGGTCCTAAAGATTCCCTCGTTTATTGAATCTTAGAAGTTCATCTTACATACTCTCCCTCTTTGTAAACATACAACCCTATCTCTTCTACCTTACCAAGTATGAAAGAAGAATAAAGTTACGGTGTTGGTTTAATTCCCTGAAGTTACCATTGTTTCCCTAATTACAGTGGTTCGTTATCTTAGTTACTTCCTGATTCGGGTAGGTTTTCACCAATATTAGGTATGTCACTTCCCTAAATACCGTTTTCTCAAGGTTGGTTCTCTTAggaagaaataaataatttgaataataatattaaataagatTCATAAAGTTCTTTATGAAGAACTTATATTAAATaatcattcaaataaaatagaggttcatcttataATCCTACCCTAATAGGATTTAGTTACTTATggtaactaaagacaaattacaaaagaaataaaacataccaTAGAGACTTAGAGTGAGATGagactgttggaacaaaatgtgtttcacaatgaaccttattaagttttgatgataacaaggtattaaaaattgtcaattggttattactaataattgttcaagtgtacaggaccaaaggctactcaagttatttcaataggtcttggaagaacaatggaaagaaaaagaaattctgagcatctgaagaaaactgctcctgaagctgaagtgcttctgaagtaatgacgtcatcagaagcagaaggtcatcagaagcaaaagttttcatcagaagcaataatttcaccagaagctacgtttgatcctttaatcaaactgaagattcaaagtagctgattctcaattcagtcttatcaaagaagaacgaagaattgaaagggaggtatcaacggatatatggatagcactgagcacttgtctctcgttaatagagttgacaaagtacaagtgtacaaccactacctccactactctgttttctgtctacgctacaagacaaaacaacagccatgcctgcagaatttgtacactcaagatgggaatgaatttgaagcttattcttcaaaggactacacccaaatcaggcaaaggatcactggtggattatcaaaggatttcaaacgactctttagacgtgctgattatctcaacgtctctttcacgcctctatataaaggagtgaagacttgaagattgtagatatatatacataagttaaaaagcgccaaaactctgtcaatttgattctacaaagcacactgaatttctgcactgatttgatacatcttagaaattcaaagtctagagtctttactgtattgtattgtgaacaccactgattgtatatcaagtgttcaactcaaactcaattctctgtatttttgtttgattagaagtctcttgcctgcgtgcttgagcattagaagtctcttgcttagtgcttgagcattggaagactcttgcgtgtgtgcttgagcatttttgtgaagtctcatacttagaaagtattgagcagttgtaatctttgtgattacagtgaaatctccttggaagtgcaagggggactggactacttccgtgttatggaaggaaccaggataattgcttgtgtctttgtctttcttttctctgctctgctcttttccgctgcaatctgactctgatcatttcatcagaagcaatcaaactgcttctgaagtttttttagaagaagtaattttttaagagaaaaagaaaacacaattcaaccccccccccccccccccccccccttcttgtgtttttcaccttcagagACTCCCCCACTGAAGCTCCTAGCGTTTGTCTTCCTCTTGACCTGCTTCattctgaataaaaaaaaactatgaatgaGAGTATTTGTATTTATAGGCTTTGTTCCACTTAGGTTTAGGCTTAACAACCGGTCTTTTTCCACtcaaaagtagaaaaaataaGTTCTGACCCACTCCTGTCATGCCCTGGGCGCATGGGTCATGCCCTTGGTGCATGGGTGTTGTTTTCCTGCGTGTAAACGCCTGATTTTTAGCCCTTTAAGTGTTTTCTTCCATATAAGATGTTTTAGGGCTTCTGAACAAAATTCTGCTATTTATAATATCTTATGAGGCCTATTGAATCTTTTTTGATGGTCTTTCCAAGATCTTCACAAGTCttgaaaatgttttgttttgcagacttgcatgatttcttcttgAATTATATTAAAACACCCTAGAATTTCTATGTTTTGAGAAACCTGGAATTACATGActcaaatagaaaaaatatgcTAAGAATAATAtaagatgacatgtcatcactTACCTTTATTCGTCCTTTAAGTCTAGGTTTGTCATCGAACATTTTCTCTATAGGTTTGGTGTATTGTAATGGTGGGCCCACTTCCATTTAAGGGAGGTCGGGTGTGACCTGCGATTTAGACCTTAGACCATCCCCAATGGTTTATACcattcaacacccactttttcaattttcaatactccacatcatttttctctcttattcaacactcattcaacttttaccctctccaatgatttttcattcaacactctaccccaccattttttattttttattcttatttaatttttgtttttataattacataaaattatcgattataattaaattaagtatattgggatccatttcacaaaaaataagattaaaacttcacttaatttgctaatagaaagataataataagatgaagatagtgaaaaacttggtttttttttctatgtccaaatcaaatgaaccaagtctctatttgtagagagaaaaaaaaaaatcatgaattttggtattttttattttttttaaattaatttacaacgaaataattgaggtcaaattattaaaatgataagaatcCGGACAACCAATTAAAACGCGCCACGTGTCCCTATCTATTCAAAACGCTTTTTCTCTCTCCGCCTTCTGAACAGTCACGCGCCCTGTCAGCGCGTGTGATGCACGCGCCCATTTTCAAGCAATAGCAGTGCGCCGCGTGGCATCCATGACAGTATTCAATTGTGTTGAATGCATTCATCCTCTCTCTCTTCTATTCCCCAATTCAACAGCCATTAAACATACGATTGGAGACAAAAATCATGTTGAATGGCACATTAAACACACCATTGGACATGGTCTTACTATCCTTTTGGTGAGTTTGACTCCTCAGTTGCTTCGATATGACGGTCCCTAAGAGTTTAGTGTTTCTGGCGGCTCCATTAGTTCACTTAACAACTATATTGTCAATAATCTTATGGTTATATCTATAACGGTGCAAGTTTTACTTTTGCACGTGAGGATGAGTATCAAGTGAGTAGGTTTGAggttttttaggggaaaatttGTGTTGCGAAGGGAGGTCTAGTATTACgtaatttaattaaatgattattttatctattaaaaTTAGAGGTTTCAAATGGAGGATTGAGAATAATAAGGTGAGAGATTTTATTTCGTCAATCtatcttaattttaattttttattgtgatCCAAGCAACTAAGTTTGGGGtgcagatcctctccatttcctTAGAAACTTGAGATCTCAAGTTTTTTGCATATGAGTTTGACATGTGgcatattaaaaaatcaatggCTGGGATTTATTTTAAaccaaaatcatttaaaaattaaaattaaaaaaaaacactgaaTATTAGAAAGAGAATACGGCAGATCGATTCAGACTCTGAAAATCATTTATCACCATCTCTTTCAAATTTCTCTTTACAGACCCTCCGCCGTGCCACCGTGTATAACCCTTTGTCATCACCGCCGTCGTCGTTTCTCTCACTTATAATGCATGTTACTCTATTCCCCTTTGCAAATGAAAGGTCTGATCTGATACAGCAGAATCGTTTCAGTATCCGCTCGAAGTTCCACCTTCACTTTCTGCCATGTTTGTTCAACCTTACGAGCTTCATGGAAAAGAGTTTATTTGTTTACAGACTAAGATCCACAAAAACATTGCtttaaattgagtttaactCAATCTGATTACTCTTAATTCTGATTCCTGgtagatttaattagtttatatGACTACTTTtacaaaacacaaacaaaacaaattaaaatccaGAGGTCAAAAGAGTTGAAGGAGGTTGGAAACACCATAGAATTGGTTCAGACATAGAGAGGAGAAGAAAGGTGTAACAAGGAAGGAAGCCAAGAAAGTGAAACGTCGTATTGCGTttctaattttcaattttattttttattatttttaaatgattttggtTTAAAATAAATCTCAACCATTGGTTTTTTAACGTGCCACATGTCAAGCTCATATGCAACAAACTTGAGATCTCAAGTTTCTAaggaaatggagaggatctgcaCCCCTAagaaaatggagaggatctgcaCCCCTAAGTTTGAGGTGGTGGAGTATAGCCTCTTTCATTTTTCGTGGggaaattatttttatgtgtgGGCTTTTGTTTCCTCTATAGGGAGTAGCTGAGGTATTATCTCCATTTGGTGTAGCTCTAAAGAGTTGTATGTGTTCCCCTTAATGGAGCTAGGTTTTATTGGGGGTTTGCTTCGATTGGAGAGTTGTGAAGGCACGTTGTTTTGTGGTGAATATATActctaaattctttttaaatgaGAAAAGGTTGATGTGGAATAAGTTTATGCATGTTAAAGGGTTCATTGGTGTGCATGCTTGATGCGTTGTCAATGATTTTAACTCGGTTCCCACGACATCAGAAACGAGAGGGGTGGCAATGGTGAGTTCAGGGGCGTTGATGGTGTTTCCCAGGAGTTCGGGAATTATATTTTTCTGACGGGGATGTCCGATCTCTCTCTTCTATGTCGTagatttaatttgtttcaaCCAAACAATGGTTCTGAGTAAATTGAATTGCTTTTTTATGTCAGATGGATGGGTGAGCTCTAGGATGCCTTTGACCACTTTCCCATCAGAAATGAGAGGGGTGGCAATGGTGAGTCTGGGGCGTTGATGGTGATTCCCAAGAGTTTGGAAATTTTATTTCTCTGACGAGGATGTCTGGCATCCCTCTTCTAGGTCgtagatttaattagtttcaACAAAACAGTGGTGCTATGATTAGATTGGATCACTTTATGATGTCAGTTGAATGGGTGAGCTCTAGGATGACTTTGGCCATTGTCCCGTTGTGTTGCGGTGCTCTTTGGAGCTCATATCTAATCTCTTCCCAAATTTAGAAGAACCATTCCACCGATGCAAAAATTTTGTCTTTTGCAACAAAGAATATGTCTTAAAAGTACATGATACATTATATTAAAAGTAGAagttattcaaataaaatagtGGATGATTCctggaaattaaaaaaaaaagttgttattcaaagttgattttgagataacttttgattttgttgaatgacattttttaaaagCAGTCATGGTTATTAAGATGAATCTTCCTACCCTCTGGCGGAAATGGATCATTGAATGTGTTACTACAACTACCATTTATGTTCTAGTTAACAGGAGTCCAACCAATGAGTTCAAATTTGAAAGAGGTCTTCGTCAAGGAGACCCTTTGTCACCGTTTCTTTTCTTAATAGCTGCCGAAGGTATTAATGTCttgatgaaacaacaattgTGTCTGGTCTATTAATTGGGTACTATGTCGTTCAGTCAAATAATATCTCAGTCTCTCACTTACAATTTTTGGATGACACTATTTTGTTGGGACTCAAAAGTTAAGCTAACGTTCGTTCCTTGAAAGTTGTTCTATTGCTTTTCGAGACAATTTCTGATCTCAAGGTTAAATTCAACAAGAGCGTGCTAGCTGGTGTTAATGTGGTTGCTTCTTGGTTGGCTGAGGCGACATCTGTTTTGAGAGGGGTGCTTCCAGATACTTCTCAACAATGTGTGGGGGTGGTAATCTAGAGGACGCCACTCTTCATTGCGATTTTTCGGTCAAATTTGGTTTGTTGTGTATGATTGGTTAGGCTTTGTTTTGGTTACGTCGTTTACTATTTCACACCATTTAGCTCAGTTTGGTTCCTTCAGAAGTTTTTCTAAACGCAAGAAAGATATTATTTGTTTAGTTTGAGTCTCTTCAACTTGAGTTTTATGAAAGAAAGAATTGGAATAATCTTCAAGAATTGTCAAAATACTATTCACCACTTGTTTGACAACATCAAGGCTCAATCTTCTAGTTGGTTGAAAGTGAAACACAGAAATCTTACTTTTGATTATGATTCGTGGTGGACTAACCCATTGAATTTCTTGtaatgtttctttttgtttacaTTCAGCTGGTCATTAACTGCTTCTGATGTAACTTGATTTTTCTCTTTGCTTCTCTCTAGCACACCTTGGACAGGACAAACAAAGAAGTTTGGTTATTGAAATtccattttaacttttaaaaaaaattcatataaataatattgtattcataaaataacattccataataattttttaaaatatcattttcttcGAGAAATCTCTCCCTTCCATCATTATGGAAGATTTAAATCACAAGTTGGTTTCCCTAATTTTAGGTTTCACTAGACTTTTAACTCATGCTAAGactattatttttaaacaaattatctttaaataGTTACTAACATGAATTcgcaataaaaaaattaaatatgaacaaaaactTATCTTAAGTTTCAGTAATTTAGTGGAAATcttacatgttttagttttatcttAACAAAAGTAGCCAAAGTTTAGATGCGGTAATAGGAACATTGCATACTGATGAATCACTGTTTGACCATTTTTTCCAGACAACTTAATCATATTTAAGATTGTCAATAacatgtcatcttacgttataataaatttaaaggaaGACATAGAGGTCCCTCAAAAAACCTACACACACCTAAGCAATGAAAAATCTTATAACAACTCGTCCATAAATGACATATTATTTGCcttcaaatgcaaagaaaataacTGAAAACATAGTCATATGATGTTCTGTCATCACGCGCCTGGATTCCGGCCcaaattttttgtaatttcttatgtaaatttctctgaatttcttatataaacccctataaattgggtaatttatttagattttttgattatttgcttgcaattatATTTCTTATGTAAACACCTATAAATGTATTGCAATTTTTTTCACCCGGACTTTATAATAATCATGGCTCCGCCACTGTTGTGCAACATGTGTCTACACCGAAGATACGGTCTCTACAATTCTAAAAACACCTCTCCATATTCAGGTCAGGTACCTGATGATAATTAATTTAGAAAG harbors:
- the LOC25491725 gene encoding cationic peroxidase 1; this translates as MAIVTHSSVIFCVMICLIGIVSASNVIPSATTLVSSLIPTPNYSELSSTFYGTRCPRALYIIRREIIAAVSRDRRLGASLLRLHFHDCFVQGCDASVLLKDTPTFQGEQNARPNANSLRGFEFIDSLKAKIEAVCPNVVSCADILAVAARDSVATLGGPIWGVRLGRRDSTTANFNAANSDLPSPFLNLSGLIAAFKKKGFSADEMVALSGAHTIGKAKCAVFKNRIYNESNINPYYRRSLQNTCPRNGGDNNLANLDSTTPAFFDSAYYRNLLFKRGLLHSDQELYNGGSTDYKVLAYARNPYLFRFDFAKAMIKMGNLSPLTGNQGQIRKYCSRVN